One window of Flavobacteriales bacterium genomic DNA carries:
- a CDS encoding class I SAM-dependent methyltransferase has translation MQDFWNERYAEEGFPYGKEPNEFLKLRLRGLSAGKVLFPAEGEGRNAVYAASLGWNAWAFDYSSSGRKKAMSLASERSVDLVYENFSYQELPNDWRDFDLITLIYAHMPDPLREEIHPRLADRLVPES, from the coding sequence ATGCAGGATTTCTGGAATGAGCGGTACGCCGAGGAGGGGTTTCCCTATGGCAAAGAGCCCAACGAGTTTTTGAAGCTTCGTTTGCGCGGCCTCTCGGCCGGAAAGGTTCTTTTCCCCGCCGAGGGTGAAGGCCGTAATGCTGTTTATGCCGCTTCCCTTGGCTGGAACGCTTGGGCCTTCGACTACAGCTCAAGCGGACGAAAAAAGGCAATGTCGCTCGCTTCAGAAAGATCAGTAGATCTCGTCTATGAGAACTTCTCGTACCAGGAGTTGCCCAACGATTGGCGCGATTTCGACCTCATCACGCTCATTTATGCCCACATGCCCGACCCGCTTCGAGAAGAAATTCATCCGAGACTTGCGGACCGATTGGTACCGGAGTCCTGA
- a CDS encoding Crp/Fnr family transcriptional regulator yields the protein MRIGIDAYIDRCISIDNDERAYFHSILKPRKFAKKEHLLKAGEIRDWEAFVEKGCLRVYYLDENGGEVNLMFAIEDWWVSDLASKIERRPAEFYIEALDDTEVLMIKVEDKNELYRRIPVFESLFRQLLERALSTLQHRFVTTVAKPAEERYEEFLRRYPDIPNRVSQKHIAAYLGITPEFLSKIRHRRIQ from the coding sequence ATGAGGATCGGAATCGATGCGTACATCGACCGTTGCATATCGATCGACAACGACGAAAGAGCCTACTTCCACTCTATTCTGAAGCCGCGAAAATTCGCGAAGAAAGAGCATTTACTCAAAGCCGGCGAGATCCGCGATTGGGAAGCCTTCGTAGAAAAGGGCTGTCTCCGCGTATACTACCTCGACGAAAATGGTGGAGAGGTCAACCTCATGTTCGCCATTGAAGATTGGTGGGTCAGCGATTTAGCTTCCAAGATCGAGCGGCGTCCGGCCGAGTTCTACATCGAAGCTCTGGATGATACTGAAGTGCTGATGATCAAGGTCGAGGATAAAAATGAGTTGTATCGGAGAATACCCGTATTCGAAAGCCTTTTTCGCCAACTTCTGGAACGCGCCCTGAGCACCCTACAACACCGTTTCGTAACGACCGTTGCCAAACCGGCCGAAGAGCGTTACGAGGAGTTCTTGCGTCGCTATCCAGACATCCCCAACCGCGTGAGCCAAAAACACATCGCTGCCTATTTGGGCATCACGCCTGAGTTCTTGAGCAAGATCCGCCACCGACGTATCCAGTAG
- a CDS encoding nitroreductase family protein, with product MEDLMTNTEEIKKARTETEVSDLLCKRWSGRAYTGEPLTDEQVLTLIEAAHWAPSSMNEQPWKYYFALQGTAAFNEMWTLLMDGNKPWVKEAGALVLCTSRRHFERNGMPNRHYMHDAGAANMQFTIQATEMGLNVHMLGGYHHTDTVKRFGLDEHEEPVCFLAVGPRGDVKQLEEPFKSREIAERKRKPLNQIAVRKEF from the coding sequence ATGGAAGATTTGATGACGAATACTGAAGAGATCAAGAAAGCGAGGACCGAAACAGAAGTGTCGGACCTACTGTGCAAGCGGTGGAGCGGTCGAGCCTATACGGGTGAGCCGTTGACCGATGAGCAAGTTCTGACCTTGATCGAAGCGGCCCATTGGGCGCCGAGCTCCATGAATGAGCAGCCTTGGAAGTACTATTTCGCACTTCAGGGAACGGCAGCATTCAATGAGATGTGGACATTGCTCATGGACGGAAACAAGCCTTGGGTTAAGGAAGCCGGAGCTCTTGTACTCTGTACCTCACGCCGTCATTTCGAGCGCAATGGAATGCCCAATCGCCACTACATGCACGATGCCGGAGCCGCTAATATGCAGTTCACCATTCAGGCTACTGAAATGGGACTCAATGTGCACATGCTCGGTGGATATCACCACACTGATACGGTGAAACGCTTCGGACTCGACGAGCACGAAGAGCCGGTGTGCTTCCTCGCAGTCGGGCCTCGAGGCGATGTAAAACAATTGGAAGAGCCTTTTAAGAGCCGCGAGATCGCGGAACGAAAACGCAAAC